In Bacteroides sp., the DNA window AAACAGGCCATACCGTTCCTGAAAAGGAATATTGTTTCTCCTTAAAAAACCCCTTTTAGTTTCGCACAAAATCCTATTTTAAAAGGGAATTTCAGCACCGTGTCCTTTTAGTCCGAAATGCCTGCGCAGTCCGTAAACCAGGGCATAGGCAAAGGGCGTGTCGAGCAGGGCGAATATCACTTTGAACAGAAACCCATTGACGATTAACGGGACAAAAAGGGACCATTCGATGACTCCAAAGATACAAAGCAATGAAATAATGATAAAGGTATCCACAAATTGGCTTGCAAAGGTTGAGAAATTGTTTCTCAGCCAAAGGTGTTTTCCTTTGGTTACCCGCTTCCAGAAATGGAAGATCTGCACATCGAGGAATTGAGCCAGGAGATAAGCTGCCAGGGAGGCGCCCACGGCAATATAGGTATAGCTGAAGGCCTTGTTATATTCCTCATTGCTGAGCGGTGACCAGT includes these proteins:
- a CDS encoding queuosine precursor transporter → MTTRQREQAEVLYLILSGLFITSLVTSNLIFQKFFTWNPFGLYEFQLSVGIIAYPVTFLITDVISEVFGQRRAHRVVVAGVFASAFALLIIIITSQARATDWSPLSNEEYNKAFSYTYIAVGASLAAYLLAQFLDVQIFHFWKRVTKGKHLWLRNNFSTFASQFVDTFIIISLLCIFGVIEWSLFVPLIVNGFLFKVIFALLDTPFAYALVYGLRRHFGLKGHGAEIPF